A region of Vigna radiata var. radiata cultivar VC1973A chromosome 6, Vradiata_ver6, whole genome shotgun sequence DNA encodes the following proteins:
- the LOC106764282 gene encoding transmembrane protein 136 isoform X2, whose protein sequence is MEKYVTETVVVGVVSWTSAFVILRRLFPKRSFDFCNRLVSCLHATLAVTLAWLSIEDWRCPICGVGSKSSPQQMQVLAVSLSYLIYDLACCHFGERVNLDNTVHHLVSIVGIGAGLVYQKCGSEMVATIWITEISSPCLHLRELLKELGYRDTPLNLAADILFAGIFSFARMLVGPCITYMTLSADYPLLIKAMGLGLQLVSAFWFFKIVRMIKRKLSKGP, encoded by the exons ATGGAAAAGTATGTTACAGAAACAGTTGTTGTCGGAGTTGTTTCATGGACATCAGCATTTGTCATACTGAGAAGACTATTCCCCAAACGCTCTTTTGATTTCTGCAACCGCCTTGTGTCTTGTCTCCATGCAACTTTAGCAGTGACATTGGCTTGGCTCTCTATTGAAGATTGGAGGTGTCCAATATGTGGTGTGGGGTCAAAATCTTCACCCCAACAG ATGCAAGTTCTGGCAGTGAGCCTTTCTTATCTGATTTATGATCTTGCTTGTTGTCACTTTGGTGAAAGAGTCAATCTAGACAACACTGTCCACCATTTGGTAAGCATTGTTGGAATTGGAGCAGGTCTTGTCTATCAAAAG TGTGGTTCAGAAATGGTGGCGACAATATGGATAACAGAAATATCAAGTCCATGTTTGCATTTGAGGGAGCTTCTGAAAGAGCTTGGTTACAGAGATACCCCCCTTAATTTGGCTGCTGAT ATTCTGTTTGCTGGCATATTTAGTTTTGCTAGGATGTTGGTGGGACCGTGTATCACTTACATGACTTTATCTGCTGACTATCCACTTCTCATAAAG GCTATGGGATTGGGTCTGCAGCTGGTAAGTGCATTCTGGTTCTTCAAAATTGTTAGAATGATAAAACGAAAATTAAGCAAGGGACCATAA
- the LOC106764282 gene encoding transmembrane protein 136 isoform X1, with translation MHICCREMEKYVTETVVVGVVSWTSAFVILRRLFPKRSFDFCNRLVSCLHATLAVTLAWLSIEDWRCPICGVGSKSSPQQMQVLAVSLSYLIYDLACCHFGERVNLDNTVHHLVSIVGIGAGLVYQKCGSEMVATIWITEISSPCLHLRELLKELGYRDTPLNLAADILFAGIFSFARMLVGPCITYMTLSADYPLLIKAMGLGLQLVSAFWFFKIVRMIKRKLSKGP, from the exons ATgcatatatgt TGTAGAGAAATGGAAAAGTATGTTACAGAAACAGTTGTTGTCGGAGTTGTTTCATGGACATCAGCATTTGTCATACTGAGAAGACTATTCCCCAAACGCTCTTTTGATTTCTGCAACCGCCTTGTGTCTTGTCTCCATGCAACTTTAGCAGTGACATTGGCTTGGCTCTCTATTGAAGATTGGAGGTGTCCAATATGTGGTGTGGGGTCAAAATCTTCACCCCAACAG ATGCAAGTTCTGGCAGTGAGCCTTTCTTATCTGATTTATGATCTTGCTTGTTGTCACTTTGGTGAAAGAGTCAATCTAGACAACACTGTCCACCATTTGGTAAGCATTGTTGGAATTGGAGCAGGTCTTGTCTATCAAAAG TGTGGTTCAGAAATGGTGGCGACAATATGGATAACAGAAATATCAAGTCCATGTTTGCATTTGAGGGAGCTTCTGAAAGAGCTTGGTTACAGAGATACCCCCCTTAATTTGGCTGCTGAT ATTCTGTTTGCTGGCATATTTAGTTTTGCTAGGATGTTGGTGGGACCGTGTATCACTTACATGACTTTATCTGCTGACTATCCACTTCTCATAAAG GCTATGGGATTGGGTCTGCAGCTGGTAAGTGCATTCTGGTTCTTCAAAATTGTTAGAATGATAAAACGAAAATTAAGCAAGGGACCATAA
- the LOC106763171 gene encoding uncharacterized protein LOC106763171 isoform X1 — MEIALSIPLQRCHAHNHVGTSFDSISPTLSEKRSMFIIGMGFVGQSLARKLHNQGWLVALHSLPFSIYNFRFKICLMESMIIGRAVSGTCTTHVKKQQLQHMGFHVHLFDANHPDLDILRLLKNYTHILVSVPPLVGIGDPMLQHEELFRRSLVNSDVQWLSYLSSTSVYGDCAGELVDEDYSTNPESELARLRLNSEEGWSNLSYDLGISPLLFRLGGIYGPGRSAIDTIIKQKPMSEGQKRRKHRKYTSRVHVDDICQALMATVDVPSPREVYNIVDDDPAPREEVFEYAMKLVEEKWPGLKLQSVEQSQKEWSRVNPKGDKRVSNARMKRELGVQLLFPDYKSGLKSIIDQIQSPFHCH; from the exons ATGGAAATAGCTTTATCGATTCCTCTCCAACGTTGCCATGCTCATAATCATGTTGGGACAAGTTTTGATTCGATATCCCCAACGTTGTCTGAAAAGCGCAGCATGTTCATTATCGGTATGGGATTCGTGGGGCAATCACTTGCACGAAAACTGCACAACCAAGGATGGTTAGTTGCATTACATTCTCTTCCCTTCAGTATTTACAATTTTCGCTTCAAAATTTGTCTCATGGAATCAATGATTATTGGTAGGGCCGTGTCTGGGACTTGTACAACCCACGTGAAGAAGCAGCAGCTCCAGCACATGGGGTTTCATGTTCACCTTTTCGATGCAAACCACCCCGA TCTGGATATTCTAAGGCTACTGAAAAATTACACTCACATTCTTGTTTCTGTGCCCCCTCTTGTTGGCATTGGTGATCCG aTGCTCCAGCATGAAGAACTTTTCAGAAGGTCTTTAGTAAATTCAGATGTTCAGTGGCTGAGTTATTTGTCTTCAACTA GTGTCTATGGAGACTGTGCTGGTGAATTGGTGGATGAGGA TTATTCGACAAATCCAGAAAGTGAGTTGGCTAGATTAAGGTTAAATTCCGAAGAAGGCTGGTCAAATTTGTCTTATGATCTTGGGATCTCACCACTTTTATTTCGACTAGGAGGTATCTATGGCCCTGGTAGAAG tgCCATTGATACAATAATCAAGCAGAAACCAATGTCAGAAGGTCAGAAGAGGAGAAAACACCGAAAATACACATCCAGAGTACATGTTGATGACATCTGCCAGGCATTGATGGCTACTGTTGATGTACCTTCCCCCAG AGAAGTTTACAATATCGTTGATGATGACCCTGCTCCGAGGGAAGAAGTATTTGAGTATGCAATGAAATTGGTGGAGGAAAAGTGGCCAGGGCTGAAGTTACAAAGTGTGGAGCAGAGTCAGAAAGAGTGGTCCAGAGTAAATCCAAAGGGTGACAAACGAGTGAGTAATGCCAGAATGAAGAGAGAACTAGGAGTACAACTACTTTTCCCTGATTACAAATCAGGATTGAAGAGTATAATTGACCAAATTCAGAGTCCATTCCATTGTCATTGA
- the LOC106763171 gene encoding uncharacterized protein LOC106763171 isoform X2, giving the protein MEIALSIPLQRCHAHNHVGTSFDSISPTLSEKRSMFIIGMGFVGQSLARKLHNQGWAVSGTCTTHVKKQQLQHMGFHVHLFDANHPELLLLILFCSLDILRLLKNYTHILVSVPPLVGIGDPMLQHEELFRRSLVNSDVQWLSYLSSTSVYGDCAGELVDEDYSTNPESELARLRLNSEEGWSNLSYDLGISPLLFRLGGIYGPGRSAIDTIIKQKPMSEGQKRRKHRKYTSRVHVDDICQALMATVDVPSPREVYNIVDDDPAPREEVFEYAMKLVEEKWPGLKLQSVEQSQKEWSRVNPKGDKRVSNARMKRELGVQLLFPDYKSGLKSIIDQIQSPFHCH; this is encoded by the exons ATGGAAATAGCTTTATCGATTCCTCTCCAACGTTGCCATGCTCATAATCATGTTGGGACAAGTTTTGATTCGATATCCCCAACGTTGTCTGAAAAGCGCAGCATGTTCATTATCGGTATGGGATTCGTGGGGCAATCACTTGCACGAAAACTGCACAACCAAGGATG GGCCGTGTCTGGGACTTGTACAACCCACGTGAAGAAGCAGCAGCTCCAGCACATGGGGTTTCATGTTCACCTTTTCGATGCAAACCACCCCGA ACTTTTGCTGTTGATTTTGTTCTGCAGTCTGGATATTCTAAGGCTACTGAAAAATTACACTCACATTCTTGTTTCTGTGCCCCCTCTTGTTGGCATTGGTGATCCG aTGCTCCAGCATGAAGAACTTTTCAGAAGGTCTTTAGTAAATTCAGATGTTCAGTGGCTGAGTTATTTGTCTTCAACTA GTGTCTATGGAGACTGTGCTGGTGAATTGGTGGATGAGGA TTATTCGACAAATCCAGAAAGTGAGTTGGCTAGATTAAGGTTAAATTCCGAAGAAGGCTGGTCAAATTTGTCTTATGATCTTGGGATCTCACCACTTTTATTTCGACTAGGAGGTATCTATGGCCCTGGTAGAAG tgCCATTGATACAATAATCAAGCAGAAACCAATGTCAGAAGGTCAGAAGAGGAGAAAACACCGAAAATACACATCCAGAGTACATGTTGATGACATCTGCCAGGCATTGATGGCTACTGTTGATGTACCTTCCCCCAG AGAAGTTTACAATATCGTTGATGATGACCCTGCTCCGAGGGAAGAAGTATTTGAGTATGCAATGAAATTGGTGGAGGAAAAGTGGCCAGGGCTGAAGTTACAAAGTGTGGAGCAGAGTCAGAAAGAGTGGTCCAGAGTAAATCCAAAGGGTGACAAACGAGTGAGTAATGCCAGAATGAAGAGAGAACTAGGAGTACAACTACTTTTCCCTGATTACAAATCAGGATTGAAGAGTATAATTGACCAAATTCAGAGTCCATTCCATTGTCATTGA
- the LOC106763171 gene encoding uncharacterized protein LOC106763171 isoform X3: MEIALSIPLQRCHAHNHVGTSFDSISPTLSEKRSMFIIGMGFVGQSLARKLHNQGWAVSGTCTTHVKKQQLQHMGFHVHLFDANHPDLDILRLLKNYTHILVSVPPLVGIGDPMLQHEELFRRSLVNSDVQWLSYLSSTSVYGDCAGELVDEDYSTNPESELARLRLNSEEGWSNLSYDLGISPLLFRLGGIYGPGRSAIDTIIKQKPMSEGQKRRKHRKYTSRVHVDDICQALMATVDVPSPREVYNIVDDDPAPREEVFEYAMKLVEEKWPGLKLQSVEQSQKEWSRVNPKGDKRVSNARMKRELGVQLLFPDYKSGLKSIIDQIQSPFHCH, from the exons ATGGAAATAGCTTTATCGATTCCTCTCCAACGTTGCCATGCTCATAATCATGTTGGGACAAGTTTTGATTCGATATCCCCAACGTTGTCTGAAAAGCGCAGCATGTTCATTATCGGTATGGGATTCGTGGGGCAATCACTTGCACGAAAACTGCACAACCAAGGATG GGCCGTGTCTGGGACTTGTACAACCCACGTGAAGAAGCAGCAGCTCCAGCACATGGGGTTTCATGTTCACCTTTTCGATGCAAACCACCCCGA TCTGGATATTCTAAGGCTACTGAAAAATTACACTCACATTCTTGTTTCTGTGCCCCCTCTTGTTGGCATTGGTGATCCG aTGCTCCAGCATGAAGAACTTTTCAGAAGGTCTTTAGTAAATTCAGATGTTCAGTGGCTGAGTTATTTGTCTTCAACTA GTGTCTATGGAGACTGTGCTGGTGAATTGGTGGATGAGGA TTATTCGACAAATCCAGAAAGTGAGTTGGCTAGATTAAGGTTAAATTCCGAAGAAGGCTGGTCAAATTTGTCTTATGATCTTGGGATCTCACCACTTTTATTTCGACTAGGAGGTATCTATGGCCCTGGTAGAAG tgCCATTGATACAATAATCAAGCAGAAACCAATGTCAGAAGGTCAGAAGAGGAGAAAACACCGAAAATACACATCCAGAGTACATGTTGATGACATCTGCCAGGCATTGATGGCTACTGTTGATGTACCTTCCCCCAG AGAAGTTTACAATATCGTTGATGATGACCCTGCTCCGAGGGAAGAAGTATTTGAGTATGCAATGAAATTGGTGGAGGAAAAGTGGCCAGGGCTGAAGTTACAAAGTGTGGAGCAGAGTCAGAAAGAGTGGTCCAGAGTAAATCCAAAGGGTGACAAACGAGTGAGTAATGCCAGAATGAAGAGAGAACTAGGAGTACAACTACTTTTCCCTGATTACAAATCAGGATTGAAGAGTATAATTGACCAAATTCAGAGTCCATTCCATTGTCATTGA
- the LOC106764963 gene encoding uncharacterized protein LOC106764963, producing MGSVCCVAAKDSNLPNRTRGESLRRDVVYSPSWSFQWDSRERVTGEIENPSYHASHLDSRNVSMELKGSLSSERGNLSDGGSIMENSVTPISLKSPVDEALVANLMTPSSDLSMSSNFSTVVKNPVESSLPNLSFSIPSVFSTPTLDPLPNHNYNHLPNSTPTRWAHRSPAHPLLRQISDSRIMGLKSPDNSISEGRPSFVLSTCSNEMAAGSLCGSSDGWSMRTFSEMVASSQRERWSFDSECFGSGRHKISGSSSRFSYSPSMELQSCGACSKLLTERSTWSNQKFIASNDLAVVAVLVCGHAYHAECLEAMTPEADRYDPACPICMVGEKHFSKLSRKVLRAESEMKAKNHKISRNRVVDSYLDGGFDVFDRQKDIDLGGKVSKMEPSSSARSSFGKPFLRRHFSLGSKWSRSLSDNDSARKKGFWARYRKD from the exons ATGGGATCAGTTTGTTGTGTTGCTGCAAAGGATTCTAATCTTCCTAACAGAACTAGGGGTGAAAGCTTACGTAGAGATGTTGTGTATTCACCATCGTGGAGCTTTCAATGGGATAGTAGGGAACGTGTTACCGGTGAAATTGAGAATCCTTCTTATCACGCATCTCATTTAGACAGTAGAAATGTCAGCATGGAGTTAAAAGGTTCATTAAGCTCTGAAAGAGGTAATCTGTCTGATGGGGGAAGCATCATGGAGAATTCTGTGACTCCTATTTCTCTGAAGTCCCCTGTTGATGAGGCGCTGGTTGCAAATCTGATGACACCCTCGTCTG ATCTGTCCATGTCAAGCAATTTTTCTACAGTG GTGAAGAATCCAGTGGAGTCTTCATTAccaaatctttctttttcaataccTTCAGTCTTCTCAACGCCCACACTAGATCCTTTGCCTAATCACAATTATAACCATCTTCCCAACTCTACCCCAACAAGATGGGCACATCGATCTCCAGCACACCCTCTCTTGAGACAGATTTCTGATAGTCGAATTATGGGTCTGAAATCGCCGGACAACTCAATTTCGGAAGGAAGGCCATCCTTTGTACTCTCTACTTGCAGCAACGAAATGGCTGCTGGATCCCTCTGTGGATCATCTGATGGATGGTCAATGCGAACCTTCTCTGAGATGGTGGCATCGTCCCAAAGGGAAAGGTGGTCTTTTGATAGTGAGTGTTTTGGCTCTGGTCGTCACAAGATAAGTGGATCCAGTAGCAGGTTCTCATATTCTCCCTCCATGGAGCTACAATCTTGTGGGGCTTGCTCAAAGCTTTTGACTGAGAGATCAACATGGAGCAACCAGAAGTTTATTGCCAGCAATGACCTCGCGGTTGTTGCGGTGTTGGTCTGTGGTCATGCATATCATGCAGAATGTTTGGAGGCTATGACACCAGAGGCAGATAGGTATGATCCAGCTTGTCCAATCTGTATGGTTGGAGAGAAGCACTTTTCAAAGTTGTCTAGAAAAGTTCTTCGGGCTGAATCAGAGATGAAGGCCAAGAACCACAAGATATCCAGAAACCGTGTAGTCGATAGCTACCTTGATGGTggttttgatgtttttgatCGCCAAAAAGATATTGATTTGGGAGGAAAAGTTTCAAAAATGGAACCAAGTTCCAGTGCGAGGAGCTCATTTGGAAAGCCATTCTTGAGGCGGCACTTTTCACTGGGATCCAAGTGGAGCCGATCCCTGTCCGATAATGATTCTGCCAGAAAGAAAGGCTTTTGGGCAAGATATCGGAAAGATTAA
- the LOC106764965 gene encoding bZIP transcription factor 44-like — translation MASSTGISTTSPSQDDLHLLMEQRRKKRKQSNRDSARRSRMRKQKHFDDLTAQLKLLQKENDLILNQLNVTTQHYLKLHAHNSILTAQKTELAQTLHSFNHIIKLINATNHYYHHHNDNKANNNFITPMHTSFLNHPIVATADNICLW, via the coding sequence ATGGCCTCATCCACCGGAATCTCTACCACTTCACCCTCTCAGGACGATCTCCACCTTCTCATggaacaaagaagaaagaagagaaagcaGTCCAACCGTGACTCCGCCAGAAGATCAAGGATGCGAAAGCAGAAGCACTTCGATGATCTAACTGCACAGCTCAAGCTTCTTCAGAAGGAAAATGACCTTATCCTCAACCAACTCAACGTCACCACCCAACACTATCTCAAGCTCCACGCTCACAACTCCATCCTCACAGCCCAGAAGACTGAACTCGCTCAAACCCTCCACTCCTTCAATCACATCATCAAACTCATCAACGCAACAAACCATTATTATCATCACCATAACGATAACAAAGCCAATAATAATTTCATCACTCCCATGCACACGTCCTTCCTTAATCACCCCATTGTCGCCACTGCAGACAACATCTGTCTGTGGTGA